Proteins encoded by one window of Streptomyces uncialis:
- a CDS encoding LysR family transcriptional regulator produces MNQVHVQEIECLLVLADELHFGRTATRLGCSQSRVSQLVASLERRVGVRLVDRTSRRVSLSPFGAQFVDEVRPAYETLSTVITRARERAGSGTLQRLRIGFHGSVYEEVTEAFRRLRAHHDVTMALSEIPLGSPFSAVLDGQVDAVVVELPATDPALTCGFRFPPQDRLLAVASSHPLAAAGRADVEELAGLDLLHPAGEAPDDWKAARVPRTTPAGVPVRSTTGITTVQEGLALVASGGHAMLVCRPLAERAVRGDVRYLPVDGLDEPSQMALIWRTDRGSRQLLMLARLLREEFDRGRAPVGAVGVAASAGPVGPAASVASAGAVGPVGLAASAGPVGPAASVAPAGAVGPVPLAG; encoded by the coding sequence ATGAACCAGGTCCATGTCCAGGAGATCGAGTGCCTGCTGGTCCTGGCCGACGAGCTGCACTTCGGGCGGACGGCCACCCGGCTGGGCTGTTCCCAGAGCCGGGTCAGCCAGCTCGTCGCCTCCCTCGAACGCCGGGTCGGGGTGCGTCTCGTCGACCGCACCAGCCGCCGCGTCTCGCTCAGCCCCTTCGGCGCGCAGTTCGTGGACGAGGTGCGCCCGGCCTACGAGACCCTGTCCACGGTGATCACCCGGGCCCGGGAGCGGGCCGGGAGCGGCACCCTCCAGCGGTTGCGGATCGGCTTCCACGGCAGCGTCTACGAGGAGGTCACCGAGGCGTTCCGCCGGCTGCGCGCCCACCACGACGTCACGATGGCGCTGAGCGAGATCCCGCTGGGCTCACCGTTCTCGGCGGTGCTCGACGGTCAGGTCGACGCGGTCGTCGTGGAGCTGCCCGCCACCGACCCCGCGCTGACCTGCGGCTTCCGCTTCCCGCCGCAGGACCGGCTGCTCGCCGTCGCGTCCTCCCACCCGCTGGCCGCGGCCGGGCGGGCGGATGTCGAGGAGCTGGCCGGTCTGGATCTCCTCCATCCGGCCGGGGAAGCCCCCGACGACTGGAAGGCCGCCCGGGTGCCGCGTACCACCCCCGCGGGCGTGCCCGTCCGTTCCACCACGGGGATCACCACCGTCCAGGAGGGCCTCGCGCTCGTCGCCTCCGGCGGGCACGCCATGCTGGTCTGCCGCCCGCTGGCCGAGCGCGCCGTCCGCGGTGATGTGCGCTATCTCCCGGTGGACGGACTCGACGAGCCGTCGCAGATGGCGCTGATCTGGCGCACGGACCGGGGTTCCCGGCAACTGCTGATGCTCGCCCGGCTCCTCCGGGAGGAGTTCGACCGGGGGCGGGCCCCAGTGGGTGCGGTGGGTGTTGCGGCTTCGGCCGGTCCGGTGGGTCCTGCGGCTTCGGTGGCCTCGGCGGGTGCGGTGGGCCCGGTGGGGCTTGCGGCTTCGGCCGGTCCGGTGGGTCCCGCGGCTTCGGTGGCCCCGGCGGGTGCGGTGGGCCCGGTGCCGCTCGCGGGATGA
- a CDS encoding TetR/AcrR family transcriptional regulator: MRLSSAQRREAVVRAAVTEFAAGGFHGTPMDRIAGRAGISQPYLFRLFPNKRTLFEKAVERCFQETGDFYARAAEGLRGTDALDAMARSRKRFLDDSSLPLLRLHAVTAVLAAGDPGITDQVRRSWAALWFSVEDRTGAPPAEVRAFFAQELLMIAQTALEGPRGPADDRGGPGGPGGPGGPADGGG; the protein is encoded by the coding sequence ATGCGGCTGAGCTCGGCGCAGCGGCGAGAGGCGGTCGTCCGGGCCGCGGTGACCGAGTTCGCGGCGGGCGGCTTCCACGGCACGCCCATGGACCGGATCGCCGGACGGGCCGGGATCTCGCAGCCCTATCTCTTCCGGCTGTTCCCGAACAAGCGCACCCTGTTCGAGAAGGCCGTCGAGCGGTGCTTCCAGGAGACGGGCGACTTCTACGCGCGGGCCGCCGAGGGACTGCGCGGCACGGACGCCCTCGACGCGATGGCCCGCTCACGCAAGAGGTTCCTGGACGACAGCAGCCTGCCGCTGCTGCGGCTGCACGCCGTCACGGCGGTGCTCGCCGCGGGCGACCCCGGTATCACCGACCAGGTCCGCCGGAGCTGGGCGGCGCTGTGGTTCTCGGTCGAGGACCGGACGGGCGCGCCGCCCGCCGAGGTCCGCGCGTTCTTCGCGCAGGAGCTGCTGATGATCGCCCAGACCGCGCTGGAGGGCCCCCGGGGTCCGGCGGACGACCGGGGCGGTCCGGGCGGTCCGGGCGGTCCGGGCGGTCCGGCGGACGGTGGAGGCTGA
- a CDS encoding phytoene desaturase family protein: MSGTGNVNGAESVSGTGTAGGGSGSSWDAVVIGSGIGGLVSAAYLAVAGKRVLVAEQAGVAGGNSHVFRRRRAYEFDVGLHYLGDCGSDGVLPAILDGLGLRGRITYREMDPDGFDRVLIPGAALDVPADWAGYRKRVTDLCPQDSAGIDVFVDVVSGLGAERRDAILTAEDVPMAELPQRAPQSVAWGRRTLADLFDHCGLSARARTLLAAQSPNYGMAPDEATVATHATLVDHYMRGAYYPEGGGQMLAAGLLEVIRAWGGELRTHARVRRVLVDGKRATGVEFADGTRVAAPVVVSNADYRRTMLDLVGAEHLPRRLAAKTQDARMALPWATVYVGLSEDLGRHANLWWYRDDDIERFYRSLRDGSASGGTDFLFVSFANGKDPDTRRICPPGHSNFQLMTLCPPGLEPWGVSAGPADGERYRDNPEYLRRKAALTESVLDAAEEVLGTFRDRITHLETATPLTQERYTLSTGGTPFGMARWGATGARPDTATVIEGLHIAGANTRYGNGITGSAVSGIACAGQILGRRLMHEVHAGAVLGDPSLLPERGAGWEPLRGSRQGRS, from the coding sequence GTGAGCGGGACGGGGAACGTGAACGGAGCGGAGAGCGTGAGCGGTACGGGTACGGCCGGTGGCGGCAGCGGCTCGTCGTGGGACGCGGTGGTGATCGGCTCCGGTATCGGCGGGCTGGTGAGCGCCGCGTATCTCGCCGTCGCGGGCAAACGCGTCCTGGTCGCCGAGCAGGCGGGTGTCGCCGGCGGGAACAGCCATGTGTTCCGAAGACGCCGCGCCTACGAGTTCGACGTGGGGCTGCACTACCTCGGCGACTGCGGGTCGGACGGGGTGCTGCCCGCGATCCTCGACGGTCTCGGGCTGCGCGGCCGTATCACCTACCGGGAGATGGACCCGGACGGCTTCGACCGGGTGCTGATCCCCGGCGCCGCGCTCGACGTCCCCGCCGACTGGGCCGGGTACCGCAAGCGGGTCACGGACCTGTGCCCGCAGGACTCCGCCGGGATCGACGTGTTCGTGGACGTGGTCTCCGGACTCGGCGCCGAACGGCGGGACGCCATCCTCACCGCCGAGGACGTGCCGATGGCCGAACTGCCGCAGCGCGCACCGCAGTCGGTGGCCTGGGGGCGGCGCACCCTCGCCGATCTCTTCGACCACTGCGGGCTCTCCGCGCGGGCCCGGACGCTGCTCGCCGCGCAGTCCCCCAACTACGGGATGGCGCCGGACGAGGCGACCGTGGCGACCCACGCGACGCTCGTCGACCACTACATGCGGGGCGCCTACTACCCCGAGGGCGGCGGTCAGATGCTGGCCGCCGGGCTGCTGGAGGTGATCCGCGCGTGGGGCGGTGAGCTGCGTACCCATGCCCGGGTGCGGCGGGTCCTGGTGGACGGGAAGCGGGCCACGGGCGTCGAGTTCGCGGACGGGACCCGGGTAGCGGCGCCGGTCGTCGTCTCCAACGCGGACTACCGGCGGACCATGCTGGACCTGGTGGGCGCCGAGCATCTGCCCCGCCGACTGGCGGCGAAGACCCAGGACGCGCGGATGGCGCTGCCCTGGGCGACCGTCTACGTCGGGCTGTCCGAGGACCTCGGGCGGCACGCCAACCTCTGGTGGTACCGCGACGACGACATCGAGCGGTTCTACCGCTCCCTGCGCGACGGCTCCGCCTCCGGCGGCACGGACTTCCTGTTCGTCTCCTTCGCCAACGGCAAGGACCCGGACACCCGCCGTATCTGCCCGCCGGGCCACTCCAACTTCCAGCTGATGACGCTGTGCCCGCCCGGTCTGGAGCCCTGGGGGGTGAGCGCCGGTCCGGCGGACGGCGAGCGGTACCGCGACAACCCGGAGTACCTGCGGCGCAAGGCGGCGCTGACGGAGTCGGTGCTGGACGCCGCGGAGGAGGTGCTCGGCACCTTCCGGGACCGGATCACCCATCTGGAGACGGCGACCCCGCTCACCCAGGAGCGGTACACGCTGTCCACCGGCGGCACCCCCTTCGGCATGGCGCGCTGGGGCGCCACCGGGGCCCGCCCCGACACGGCGACCGTGATCGAGGGCCTGCACATCGCGGGCGCCAACACCCGCTACGGCAACGGCATCACCGGTTCCGCGGTGAGCGGTATCGCGTGCGCGGGCCAGATCCTCGGACGGCGGCTGATGCACGAGGTGCACGCGGGCGCGGTCCTCGGGGACCCGTCGCTGCTGCCGGAGCGCGGCGCCGGCTGGGAGCCGCTGCGCGGATCCCGGCAGGGCCGTTCATGA
- a CDS encoding ACP S-malonyltransferase, producing the protein MSGPRLALTFPGQGAQQPGMGRPWTTSPGWFLAERAAEVTGRDVVDLLLHANEQRLRRTDNAQLATFVLEMVILHELRQALPTADRPLVCAGHSLGEYSALVAAGILSFEDGARLVAGRGAAMRAACAAEAGTMAVVVGLPPDEVEAATASVRADGGRVWVANLNSPLQSVLSGSEESVGHCAKLLGDSPAARIVSIPVGGAFHTPLMAPAALAFRKALSGTEFRAGFAPVVANIDARAHRGRDNWPRILERQLTSPVRWADSVRTMADDLYCDMLVEIGPGRTLTGLARRISPRVSRLTVSEPGQLPAVPAPAGRNVA; encoded by the coding sequence ATGAGCGGTCCACGTTTGGCACTGACATTTCCCGGCCAGGGTGCGCAGCAGCCCGGGATGGGCCGCCCCTGGACGACCAGCCCTGGCTGGTTCCTGGCGGAGCGGGCCGCTGAGGTCACCGGCCGCGATGTGGTGGATCTGCTGCTGCACGCCAACGAGCAGCGGCTGCGCCGCACCGACAACGCGCAGCTCGCCACGTTCGTGCTGGAGATGGTGATCCTCCATGAGCTGCGTCAGGCGCTGCCCACGGCGGACCGGCCGCTGGTGTGCGCCGGGCACAGTCTGGGCGAGTACTCGGCGCTGGTCGCCGCGGGCATCCTGAGCTTCGAGGACGGGGCGCGGCTGGTCGCCGGGCGCGGCGCCGCGATGCGGGCGGCGTGCGCCGCCGAGGCCGGCACGATGGCGGTCGTCGTGGGGCTGCCGCCGGACGAGGTCGAGGCGGCCACCGCCTCGGTGCGCGCCGACGGGGGCCGGGTGTGGGTGGCGAACCTGAACTCGCCGCTCCAGTCGGTGCTCTCGGGCAGCGAGGAGTCCGTCGGGCACTGCGCGAAGCTGCTCGGGGACTCCCCCGCCGCGCGGATCGTGTCGATCCCGGTCGGCGGCGCCTTCCACACCCCGCTGATGGCCCCCGCCGCGCTGGCGTTCCGCAAGGCGCTGAGCGGTACCGAGTTCCGGGCCGGGTTCGCGCCGGTCGTGGCGAACATCGACGCGCGGGCGCACCGGGGCCGCGACAACTGGCCGCGCATCCTGGAGCGGCAGCTCACCTCCCCGGTGCGGTGGGCGGACTCGGTGCGGACGATGGCCGACGACCTGTACTGCGACATGCTCGTGGAGATCGGCCCGGGCCGCACCCTCACCGGGCTGGCCCGCCGGATCAGTCCCCGGGTCTCCCGGCTGACCGTCAGCGAACCGGGCCAGCTGCCGGCCGTGCCCGCGCCCGCCGGACGGAACGTCGCGTGA
- a CDS encoding acyl carrier protein, whose product MTQQTVTTAVEYHAQVSQIVNEELELEDGELTDSGHFIDDYDSDSLSLITVVSRIEKELGVAIPKTELGELFNLRLLVDAVVQYAKERADG is encoded by the coding sequence ATGACTCAGCAGACCGTTACCACGGCCGTCGAATACCACGCGCAGGTCAGCCAGATCGTCAACGAGGAACTGGAGCTGGAGGACGGCGAGCTGACCGACAGCGGACACTTCATCGACGACTACGACAGCGACTCGCTCTCGCTGATCACGGTGGTCTCCCGCATCGAGAAGGAACTCGGCGTCGCCATTCCGAAGACCGAGCTCGGTGAACTCTTCAACCTGCGCCTGCTGGTGGACGCGGTCGTGCAGTACGCCAAGGAGCGCGCGGATGGCTGA
- a CDS encoding beta-ketoacyl-[acyl-carrier-protein] synthase family protein, producing MAEPGLSVAGAPEMRRVVITGLGAVSPVGIGADVFAAAVRAGTVGTKPITSFDASAFPRRNAGEVLDFEPADHLKRLDPGSWGRSGLLAAAAARLAVADAGIDEGQLELARAGAIMGTTSGESAVIQELAEQWVADGLHTIDGRLAGQTPASRIANAVSTELRLSGETQTIPTACSASNYALGYAYDLVRSGEAEVMLAGGADAVNRLTHAGFYALGAMAEDVPRPFAADRTGIVTGEGGAVLVLETYEHAVGRGARIYAEVLGYAANCDASHMVHPDNTSIAACIRAAHEAAGVRPEQIDYICAHGTGTPTNDATEVAAAREVFGERIPPISSIKSMLGHTMGAASGFGAIACCKALEQDFLPPTANITEPDPELGEGVDPVAGVGRAARLDIVQNHGFAFGGNNVITILGRVS from the coding sequence ATGGCTGAGCCCGGTCTTTCCGTAGCCGGGGCGCCGGAAATGCGCCGCGTCGTGATCACGGGGCTCGGCGCGGTGTCGCCCGTCGGTATCGGCGCCGATGTGTTCGCCGCCGCCGTCCGTGCGGGGACGGTCGGAACCAAGCCGATCACGAGCTTCGACGCGAGTGCCTTCCCGCGTCGCAACGCCGGTGAGGTCCTCGACTTCGAACCGGCCGACCACCTCAAGCGGCTCGACCCGGGAAGCTGGGGGCGCAGCGGTCTGCTGGCGGCCGCGGCCGCCCGGCTCGCCGTCGCCGACGCCGGGATCGACGAGGGCCAGCTGGAGCTCGCCCGCGCCGGCGCGATCATGGGCACCACCAGCGGTGAGTCCGCGGTCATCCAGGAACTCGCCGAGCAGTGGGTGGCCGACGGGCTGCACACGATCGACGGACGGCTGGCCGGGCAGACCCCGGCCTCCCGGATCGCCAACGCGGTCAGCACGGAACTGCGGCTCAGCGGCGAGACGCAGACCATCCCGACCGCCTGCTCCGCCTCCAACTACGCGCTGGGCTACGCCTACGACCTGGTCCGCAGCGGCGAGGCCGAGGTGATGCTGGCGGGCGGCGCGGACGCCGTCAACCGGCTCACCCACGCGGGCTTCTACGCGCTGGGCGCGATGGCCGAGGACGTCCCGCGGCCCTTCGCGGCCGACCGCACCGGTATCGTCACCGGTGAGGGCGGGGCCGTCCTGGTGCTGGAGACGTACGAGCACGCGGTCGGACGCGGGGCGCGGATCTACGCCGAGGTGCTCGGCTACGCCGCCAACTGCGACGCCTCCCACATGGTCCACCCGGACAACACCAGCATCGCCGCGTGCATCCGTGCCGCGCACGAGGCCGCCGGGGTCCGCCCCGAGCAGATCGACTACATCTGCGCCCACGGCACCGGCACCCCGACCAACGACGCCACCGAGGTCGCCGCCGCGCGCGAGGTGTTCGGCGAGCGCATCCCGCCGATCAGCTCCATCAAGTCGATGCTCGGCCACACCATGGGCGCCGCCTCCGGCTTCGGGGCGATCGCCTGCTGCAAGGCCCTGGAGCAGGACTTCCTGCCGCCCACCGCCAACATCACCGAGCCCGATCCGGAACTCGGCGAGGGCGTCGACCCCGTGGCCGGCGTCGGACGCGCGGCCCGGCTCGACATCGTGCAGAACCACGGCTTCGCGTTCGGCGGCAACAACGTCATCACCATCTTGGGGAGGGTGTCGTGA
- a CDS encoding beta-ketoacyl synthase N-terminal-like domain-containing protein, translating to MTATTTGPAPAGPATTVVEPLYITAAGVVSSAGIGLGPLADGLLGLTESQEGPVGEDAEAYPPRPVRAVRGLDVKEHLGRKGTKYLDRLTSFGLISTKEVLRDTEVDGARTGVVMATNTGSVSTHSTLLYDTLTLDKPYLVNPGRFPNTVMNSAAGQIAIRNGLRGLNATVAGGQTASLLAFRHARLALGLRRADRLVVGGAEELSAPAAWGWHRTGVLRDGAALGEGAAVFTVQRERPAEGPLAELLACETRFTPDPRGYTDGLADAVTRALLRSGVSPDEVDVVSLGAVHQRGLERLEERGVRAALGGGLPRTVRIADVLGETFSASGAMQLAALLALWQAEPAAPPVTALVTSVGWDGQAAAMVVRSPR from the coding sequence GTGACGGCCACCACCACGGGTCCGGCCCCCGCCGGCCCGGCCACCACCGTCGTCGAGCCGCTGTACATCACCGCGGCCGGGGTCGTGTCCTCGGCGGGCATCGGGCTCGGTCCGCTGGCCGACGGGCTCCTCGGGCTCACCGAGTCGCAGGAGGGGCCGGTCGGCGAGGACGCCGAGGCGTACCCGCCGCGCCCGGTACGCGCGGTGCGGGGTCTGGACGTCAAGGAGCACCTGGGCCGCAAGGGCACCAAGTACCTCGACCGCCTCACGTCGTTCGGGCTGATCTCCACCAAGGAGGTGCTCCGCGACACCGAGGTCGACGGGGCGCGCACCGGAGTGGTCATGGCCACCAACACGGGCTCGGTGTCCACGCACAGCACCCTGCTGTACGACACGCTGACGCTCGACAAGCCGTACCTGGTCAACCCGGGCCGGTTCCCGAACACCGTCATGAACAGCGCCGCGGGACAGATCGCCATCCGCAACGGGCTGCGCGGCCTCAACGCCACCGTCGCGGGCGGCCAGACCGCCTCCCTGCTGGCCTTCCGGCACGCACGGCTCGCCCTCGGGCTGCGCCGCGCGGACCGGCTGGTGGTCGGCGGTGCGGAGGAGCTGAGCGCCCCGGCGGCGTGGGGCTGGCACCGTACGGGGGTGCTGCGGGACGGGGCGGCCCTGGGCGAGGGCGCCGCCGTGTTCACCGTGCAGCGGGAGCGGCCCGCCGAGGGCCCGCTCGCCGAACTGCTCGCCTGCGAGACCCGGTTCACCCCCGACCCCCGCGGCTACACCGACGGCCTGGCCGACGCGGTGACGCGGGCGCTGCTCCGCAGCGGGGTGTCCCCCGACGAGGTGGACGTCGTCTCGCTCGGCGCCGTCCACCAGCGTGGCCTGGAGCGGCTGGAGGAGCGCGGCGTGCGGGCCGCGCTGGGGGGCGGGCTGCCGCGCACCGTACGGATCGCCGATGTGCTCGGCGAGACGTTCAGTGCCAGCGGCGCGATGCAGCTCGCCGCCCTCCTCGCGCTGTGGCAGGCCGAGCCGGCCGCCCCGCCGGTGACCGCCCTGGTCACCTCGGTGGGGTGGGACGGCCAAGCCGCGGCCATGGTGGTGCGAAGCCCCCGCTGA
- a CDS encoding FAS1-like dehydratase domain-containing protein translates to MPGVFDTSCQGRVYPPGEPYEVGREKIREFSAAVGGGPGDGLVAPPTFPIVLSMHAERQVIDDPGLGFDFSRVLHRDQRFEAVRPVRAGDRLSVSVEVLAAATVDGNDVLTLRGLVHEAGTEVLVCTTTSTLVSRGAEAGA, encoded by the coding sequence GTGCCCGGCGTCTTCGACACGTCCTGCCAGGGACGCGTCTACCCACCCGGCGAGCCCTACGAAGTGGGCCGCGAGAAGATCAGGGAGTTCTCGGCGGCGGTGGGGGGCGGGCCCGGCGACGGGCTCGTCGCGCCGCCCACGTTCCCCATCGTGCTGTCCATGCACGCCGAACGGCAGGTCATCGACGATCCGGGGCTCGGCTTCGACTTCTCCCGGGTCCTCCACCGCGACCAGCGGTTCGAGGCCGTACGGCCGGTGCGGGCCGGGGACCGGCTGTCGGTGAGCGTCGAGGTGCTCGCCGCGGCGACCGTGGACGGCAACGACGTGCTCACCCTGCGTGGTCTTGTGCACGAGGCCGGCACCGAGGTGCTGGTGTGCACCACGACGTCCACCCTGGTCTCCCGCGGTGCGGAGGCGGGCGCGTGA
- a CDS encoding MaoC/PaaZ C-terminal domain-containing protein yields the protein MIGSGDKLPLRVFRVTRADLVRYAAASGDHNPIHWSDSRALAVGLPGVIAHGMLSMGLAATALTEWAGPDAVVVEYGTRFTRPVVVPDTADGVELTVDGVAGDVSPDGSVRVDLTVRCGAEKVLARTRARVSPGR from the coding sequence GTGATCGGCTCCGGCGACAAGCTGCCCCTGCGCGTCTTCCGTGTCACCCGCGCCGATCTGGTGCGGTACGCGGCGGCGTCCGGCGACCACAACCCCATCCACTGGTCCGACTCCCGGGCCCTGGCCGTGGGGCTGCCGGGGGTGATCGCGCACGGGATGCTCAGCATGGGGCTTGCGGCCACCGCGCTCACCGAGTGGGCGGGCCCGGACGCGGTCGTCGTCGAGTACGGGACCCGTTTCACGCGTCCCGTGGTGGTGCCCGACACCGCCGACGGCGTGGAACTCACCGTCGACGGTGTGGCGGGCGACGTCAGCCCGGACGGCTCGGTTCGGGTAGATCTGACGGTGCGCTGCGGAGCGGAGAAGGTCCTGGCGCGGACCCGGGCCCGGGTTTCCCCCGGTCGATAG
- a CDS encoding MFS transporter, with translation MERKSVAWALVATSLPMFMVAVDNLVVTNALAVIAEDLDTDQAGLQWVMSGYILVFAGLLLAGAALGDRIGRRRVFVWGIALFTVASAACALADTSATLIAARALQGIGAAAILPVSLTLAVQAAGTERRALAVGVWGGVNGLGIAVGPLVGGLVTEGLDWHWIFWINVPVGVLALPLALWVLRESRGAPRPLDVLGTVLITGAVISAVWGIVQFEAGGLPVLLGGLVVATALLVVFRYWQQRAPAPLVPPHLYRVRAFMLSNVLALAMYFGVFGSVFFLAQFLQNTMGYSPFEAGLRTLPWTAAPMVAVPVASALVGRVGGGILQAVGCLLQAGALLWLGLTARPGVSYSEMSAAMALAGIGMGLVFAANPSTVIGSVAEHEHNVASGVNNTLREFGGALGIAVLTAVYVNSGLRSAVLTGAAVVFAGAFAGFAIDRGKPGPGSAPGPSPLRSAPSDLPEPSRPG, from the coding sequence ATGGAACGCAAGTCGGTGGCATGGGCCCTCGTGGCGACCTCGCTGCCCATGTTCATGGTGGCCGTGGACAATCTGGTGGTCACCAACGCCCTCGCCGTGATCGCCGAGGACCTGGACACGGACCAGGCCGGTCTGCAATGGGTGATGAGCGGATACATCCTGGTCTTCGCCGGGCTGCTGCTGGCCGGGGCGGCCCTCGGCGACCGGATCGGACGGCGCCGGGTCTTCGTCTGGGGCATCGCGCTGTTCACCGTGGCGTCCGCGGCGTGCGCGCTGGCGGACACCTCCGCCACCCTGATCGCGGCCCGCGCGCTCCAGGGCATCGGGGCGGCGGCCATCCTGCCGGTGTCCCTCACCCTCGCCGTCCAGGCCGCCGGGACCGAGCGCCGGGCGCTGGCCGTCGGCGTGTGGGGCGGGGTCAACGGTCTGGGGATCGCGGTCGGCCCCCTCGTCGGCGGTCTGGTGACCGAAGGACTCGACTGGCACTGGATCTTCTGGATCAACGTACCGGTCGGGGTGCTGGCCCTGCCGCTCGCGCTCTGGGTGCTGCGGGAGTCCCGGGGGGCACCGCGCCCGCTGGACGTCCTCGGCACCGTCCTGATCACCGGGGCGGTGATCTCCGCGGTCTGGGGCATCGTCCAGTTCGAGGCGGGCGGGCTGCCCGTACTGCTCGGCGGGCTCGTCGTCGCCACCGCGCTGCTGGTCGTGTTCCGGTACTGGCAGCAGCGGGCACCCGCCCCGCTCGTCCCCCCGCATCTGTACCGGGTACGGGCGTTCATGCTGAGCAACGTCCTCGCCCTGGCGATGTACTTCGGGGTGTTCGGCTCGGTGTTCTTCCTCGCCCAGTTCCTCCAGAACACGATGGGGTACTCCCCCTTCGAGGCCGGGCTGCGCACCCTGCCGTGGACGGCGGCGCCCATGGTGGCCGTCCCCGTGGCCAGCGCGCTGGTCGGCCGGGTCGGCGGCGGCATCCTCCAGGCCGTCGGCTGTCTGCTCCAGGCGGGCGCCCTGCTCTGGCTGGGTCTGACGGCCCGGCCCGGGGTGTCCTACTCGGAGATGTCCGCCGCGATGGCCCTCGCGGGGATCGGCATGGGGCTGGTGTTCGCGGCGAACCCCTCGACGGTGATCGGCTCGGTCGCCGAGCACGAGCACAATGTGGCGTCCGGCGTGAACAACACCCTGCGCGAGTTCGGCGGCGCGCTCGGCATCGCCGTGCTCACCGCCGTCTATGTGAACAGCGGCCTCCGCAGCGCGGTGCTGACGGGGGCCGCCGTGGTGTTCGCCGGCGCGTTCGCCGGGTTCGCTATCGACCGGGGGAAACCCGGGCCCGGGTCCGCGCCAGGACCTTCTCCGCTCCGCAGCGCACCGTCAGATCTACCCGAACCGAGCCGTCCGGGCTGA
- a CDS encoding ester cyclase, translating to MSNQKVLEIAHQMGKVFNDLDEKVAHDLVAPDFVDYEAPPGTPGGPDGYLGTARWMNSVFTEASWDHIDSFADGDKAVVRVRFTGIHTGNFLGFEGSGNKVDVEHIHIYRVGDDGLVHEHWACRQDLFLLAQIGAVELKLPPTGTQA from the coding sequence ATGTCGAACCAGAAGGTGCTGGAGATCGCCCACCAGATGGGCAAGGTGTTCAACGACCTGGACGAGAAGGTCGCCCACGACCTCGTCGCCCCGGACTTCGTCGACTACGAGGCCCCGCCCGGCACCCCCGGCGGCCCCGACGGCTACCTCGGCACCGCCCGCTGGATGAACTCCGTGTTCACCGAGGCCAGCTGGGACCACATCGACTCGTTCGCGGACGGCGACAAGGCCGTCGTCCGGGTCCGGTTCACCGGTATCCACACCGGCAACTTCCTCGGCTTCGAGGGCAGCGGCAACAAGGTCGACGTGGAGCACATCCACATCTACCGCGTCGGTGACGACGGGCTCGTCCACGAGCACTGGGCCTGCCGCCAGGACCTGTTCCTGCTGGCCCAGATCGGCGCCGTCGAGCTGAAGCTGCCGCCCACCGGCACCCAGGCGTAA